One stretch of Serinicoccus hydrothermalis DNA includes these proteins:
- the leuD gene encoding 3-isopropylmalate dehydratase small subunit: protein MEPFTTHTGIGVPLRRSNVDTDQIIPAQWLKRVSRTGFEEGLFSRWREDPGFVLNTEPYARGSVLVAGPDFGTGSSREHAVWALQQYGFRVVLSSKFADIFRGNSGKQGLLTAQLDQGDVELIWKQLEAEPGTEITVDLPGRGVVCGDITATFQVDDYVAWRLENGLDDISLTLQHDEDISAFERDRPTWKPGVTSAVG, encoded by the coding sequence ATGGAGCCCTTCACCACGCATACCGGGATCGGCGTGCCGCTGCGGCGCTCCAACGTCGACACCGACCAGATCATCCCCGCCCAGTGGCTCAAGCGGGTCTCCCGCACGGGTTTCGAGGAAGGCCTCTTCTCCCGGTGGCGCGAGGACCCGGGCTTCGTGCTCAACACCGAGCCGTATGCCCGTGGCTCGGTGCTCGTCGCCGGCCCGGACTTCGGCACCGGGTCCAGCCGGGAGCACGCCGTGTGGGCGCTGCAGCAGTACGGCTTCCGGGTGGTGCTCTCCAGCAAGTTCGCCGACATCTTCCGCGGCAACTCCGGCAAGCAGGGCCTGCTCACGGCGCAGCTGGACCAGGGCGACGTCGAGCTCATCTGGAAGCAGCTCGAGGCCGAGCCCGGCACCGAGATCACCGTCGACCTGCCCGGCCGCGGCGTCGTGTGCGGCGACATCACCGCGACCTTCCAGGTGGACGACTACGTCGCGTGGCGCCTGGAGAACGGCCTCGACGACATCTCGCTCACCCTCCAGCACGACGAGGACATCAGCGCCTTCGAGCGGGACCGCCCGACGTGGAAGCCGGGCGTCACCTCGGCCGTCGGCTGA
- a CDS encoding TerC/Alx family metal homeostasis membrane protein, whose amino-acid sequence MSPLPLAPAESTSATSVADPLLWVLTLGGVVLLLAFDMVLTRRPHAVSMKEALAWSAFYIALPLLFGLWIWQQFGSQTGLEYYTGYLVEKSLSVDNLFVFILILTAFAVPRELQQRVLLIGIIGALVLRGVFIALGAALIANFAITFLLFGLILLATAWKVLKDARDDSHVEVANLPAVRLTRRFFAVTDDYRGTRFTVREGGRRALTPFALVALAILGTDVVFAVDSVPAVYGITGDPYLVFVTNAFALLGLRALYFVLEGALGQLRHLGYGLSLILAFIGVKLVLHWAHGVWEGVPTVPTLASLLVIVGILAMTVLTSLVAERRDARSRIDAASSS is encoded by the coding sequence GTGTCGCCCTTGCCCCTTGCCCCCGCCGAAAGCACCTCGGCCACCAGCGTCGCCGACCCCCTGCTGTGGGTGCTGACGCTCGGCGGCGTGGTGCTCCTGCTGGCCTTCGACATGGTCCTCACCCGGCGGCCGCACGCGGTCTCGATGAAGGAGGCCCTCGCGTGGTCGGCGTTCTACATCGCGCTGCCGCTGCTGTTCGGGCTGTGGATCTGGCAGCAGTTCGGCAGCCAGACCGGGCTGGAGTACTACACCGGCTACCTCGTCGAGAAGTCGTTGTCGGTGGACAACCTCTTCGTCTTCATCCTCATCCTCACCGCCTTCGCCGTGCCCCGCGAGCTGCAGCAGCGGGTGCTGCTCATCGGGATCATCGGCGCGCTGGTGCTCCGCGGCGTCTTCATCGCCCTGGGCGCCGCGCTCATCGCCAACTTCGCGATCACCTTCCTCCTCTTCGGCCTCATCCTGCTGGCGACCGCGTGGAAGGTCCTCAAGGACGCCCGTGACGACAGCCACGTCGAGGTGGCCAACCTGCCGGCCGTGCGCCTCACCCGCCGCTTCTTCGCCGTCACCGACGACTACCGCGGCACCCGCTTCACGGTCCGGGAGGGCGGGCGCCGGGCACTCACCCCCTTCGCGCTGGTGGCCCTGGCGATCCTCGGGACCGACGTCGTCTTCGCCGTCGACTCCGTCCCCGCGGTCTACGGCATCACCGGCGACCCCTACCTCGTCTTCGTCACCAACGCCTTCGCGCTGCTGGGGCTGCGGGCCCTCTACTTCGTCCTCGAGGGCGCCCTGGGTCAGCTGCGCCACCTCGGCTACGGCCTGTCCCTCATCCTCGCCTTCATCGGGGTCAAGCTGGTGCTGCACTGGGCGCACGGCGTCTGGGAGGGCGTCCCCACCGTGCCCACGCTGGCCTCCTTGCTGGTGATCGTCGGCATCCTCGCGATGACCGTGCTCACCAGCCTGGTCGCCGAGCGACGCGACGCCCGGTCCCGGATTGACGCGGCGTCATCGTCATGA
- the leuA gene encoding 2-isopropylmalate synthase yields the protein MPVDRYAPFPAVDLPDRTWPGRTITEAPRWCAVDLRDGNQALIDPMTPDRKRRMFELLVRMGYKEIEVGFPAASQTDFDFVRMLVEEDLIPDDVVIQVLTQAREHLIERTYEAISGAKQAIVHLYNSTSTLQRRVVFGASEDEIVDIAVRGARACKKYEEQLPPGTEVFYEYSPESYTGTELEFAARICNAVMEVFVPTPEAPVIINLPATVEMATPNVYADSIEWMGRHLNHREHVILSLHPHNDRGTGVAAAELGYLAGADRIEGCLFGNGERTGNVCLVTLGMNLFSQGVDPMIDFSDIDDIRRTVEHCNQLPVPERHPYGGDLVFTAFSGSHQDAIKKGLEALERDASAAGSAVDDVRWEVPYLPVDPKDIGRTYEAVIRVNSQSGKGGVAYVMKTERKLDLPRRLQIEFSQAVQRHTDTAGGEMTPTQIWESFQHEYLEQGGPVVLQDFTSSHVEGDVDDVRMEANLTVDGQERRITGRGNGPISAFVDGLNGLGIDIRVLDYAEHALSAGQDALAAAYVECAVGGQVRWGVGINSSTVRASLHAVCSALNRPQT from the coding sequence ATGCCGGTGGACCGCTACGCGCCCTTCCCCGCCGTCGACCTGCCGGACCGGACCTGGCCGGGCCGGACCATCACCGAGGCCCCCCGGTGGTGCGCGGTCGACCTGCGCGACGGCAACCAGGCCCTCATCGACCCCATGACCCCGGACCGCAAGCGGCGGATGTTCGAGCTGCTCGTGCGGATGGGCTACAAGGAGATCGAGGTCGGCTTCCCCGCCGCCAGCCAGACCGACTTCGACTTCGTCCGCATGCTCGTCGAGGAGGACCTCATCCCCGACGACGTCGTCATCCAGGTGCTGACCCAGGCGCGCGAGCACCTCATCGAGCGCACCTACGAGGCCATCTCGGGAGCGAAGCAGGCCATCGTCCACCTCTACAACTCGACCTCGACCCTGCAGCGGCGGGTCGTCTTCGGCGCGAGCGAGGACGAGATCGTCGACATCGCGGTCCGCGGCGCCCGCGCGTGCAAGAAGTACGAGGAGCAGCTGCCCCCCGGCACCGAGGTCTTCTACGAGTACTCCCCCGAGTCCTACACCGGCACCGAGCTGGAGTTCGCCGCCCGCATCTGCAACGCGGTGATGGAGGTCTTCGTCCCCACCCCGGAGGCGCCGGTCATCATCAACCTGCCGGCCACGGTGGAGATGGCCACGCCCAACGTGTATGCCGACTCGATCGAGTGGATGGGCCGTCACCTGAACCACCGGGAGCACGTCATCCTGTCGCTGCACCCGCACAACGACCGCGGCACCGGGGTGGCCGCGGCCGAGCTGGGCTACCTCGCCGGGGCGGACCGGATCGAGGGCTGCCTCTTCGGCAACGGCGAGCGCACCGGCAACGTCTGCCTGGTGACCCTGGGCATGAACCTCTTCAGCCAGGGCGTCGACCCGATGATCGACTTCTCCGACATCGACGACATCCGGCGCACCGTCGAGCACTGCAACCAGCTCCCGGTGCCCGAGCGGCACCCCTACGGCGGCGACCTCGTCTTCACCGCCTTCTCCGGCAGCCACCAGGACGCCATCAAGAAGGGGCTGGAGGCGCTGGAGCGGGACGCCTCCGCCGCGGGTTCGGCGGTGGACGACGTCCGGTGGGAGGTGCCCTACCTGCCGGTCGACCCCAAGGACATCGGCCGTACCTACGAGGCCGTCATCCGGGTCAACAGCCAGTCCGGCAAGGGCGGCGTGGCCTACGTCATGAAGACCGAGCGCAAGCTCGACCTGCCCCGTCGCCTGCAGATCGAGTTCAGCCAGGCGGTGCAGCGGCATACCGACACCGCGGGCGGGGAGATGACCCCCACCCAGATCTGGGAGTCGTTCCAGCACGAGTACCTCGAGCAGGGCGGCCCGGTCGTCCTGCAGGACTTCACCAGCTCGCACGTCGAGGGTGACGTCGACGACGTCCGGATGGAGGCCAACCTCACCGTCGACGGCCAGGAGCGGCGGATCACCGGCCGCGGCAACGGCCCGATCTCGGCCTTCGTCGACGGGCTCAACGGGCTCGGCATCGACATCCGGGTGCTGGACTATGCCGAGCACGCCCTCTCCGCGGGCCAGGACGCCCTCGCCGCCGCCTACGTCGAGTGCGCCGTCGGGGGTCAGGTCAGGTGGGGCGTGGGGATCAACTCCTCGACGGTCCGTGCCTCCCTGCACGCCGTCTGCAGCGCCCTCAACCGCCCGCAGACCTGA
- a CDS encoding VOC family protein, which translates to MDQRLSLVTLGVSDLERARSFYQALGWTPGPSPEHIAFFQAGGMVVALWERAALAVDSGIDIDSDTDDTPGSGDAWGGKVLGVNLPTTADVDDQMKDAEAAGAEVLRAPSTRFWGGYSGVFTDPDGHVWEIAHNPFWTVTEDGRTVLGDGRG; encoded by the coding sequence ATGGATCAGCGTCTGTCCCTCGTGACCCTGGGTGTGAGCGACCTCGAGCGTGCCCGATCGTTCTACCAGGCCCTGGGCTGGACGCCCGGGCCCTCGCCCGAGCACATCGCCTTCTTCCAGGCCGGCGGCATGGTCGTCGCCCTCTGGGAGCGGGCCGCGCTCGCCGTCGACTCGGGGATCGACATCGACTCCGACACCGACGACACCCCCGGGAGCGGCGACGCCTGGGGAGGCAAGGTGCTCGGGGTCAACCTGCCCACGACCGCGGACGTCGACGACCAGATGAAGGACGCCGAGGCGGCGGGCGCCGAGGTGCTGCGCGCCCCCAGCACCCGCTTTTGGGGCGGCTACTCGGGCGTCTTCACCGACCCGGACGGGCACGTCTGGGAGATCGCGCACAACCCCTTCTGGACGGTCACCGAGGACGGCCGGACCGTCCTCGGCGACGGCCGGGGCTGA
- a CDS encoding superoxide dismutase, which produces MCPTPPVARCESFGLLAKNLAFDLGGHVNHSVFWQNLSPDGGDKPEGEIAAAIDDAFGSFDAFRGQFTATATSIQGSGWSILAWDSLGQRLVLVQLYDQQGNLAMGMVPLLMLDMWEHAFYLQYRNVKADYVQAWWNVVDWADVQRRFDAARTSTAGLITP; this is translated from the coding sequence GTGTGCCCGACGCCTCCGGTCGCCAGATGCGAGTCATTCGGCCTGCTCGCCAAGAACCTCGCCTTCGACCTCGGCGGGCACGTCAACCACTCGGTCTTCTGGCAGAACCTCTCGCCGGACGGCGGCGACAAGCCCGAGGGCGAGATCGCCGCCGCCATCGACGACGCCTTCGGCTCCTTCGACGCCTTCCGCGGGCAGTTCACCGCGACGGCGACGTCCATCCAGGGCTCGGGGTGGTCCATCCTGGCGTGGGACAGCCTCGGCCAGCGGTTGGTCCTGGTCCAGCTCTACGACCAGCAGGGCAACCTGGCGATGGGCATGGTCCCGCTGCTCATGCTCGACATGTGGGAGCACGCCTTCTACCTGCAGTACCGCAACGTCAAGGCGGACTACGTGCAGGCCTGGTGGAACGTCGTGGACTGGGCCGACGTGCAGCGCAGGTTCGACGCGGCGCGCACGAGCACGGCGGGCCTCATCACGCCATGA
- a CDS encoding Fur family transcriptional regulator, translating to MREEELVDRARTMVRGGGGRLTRPREQILRTLARLGGHPTAGQIHAALGEEDAPHLSTTYRTLESLCAVGVLSHVHVDHGEPTFHFSAAVSGRPHVHAACSGCGSVVDLPTEVVAPVADYLRDNGYEPHLGHTALSVTCPECARD from the coding sequence ATGCGCGAGGAGGAGCTGGTGGACCGGGCCCGCACCATGGTGCGCGGCGGCGGCGGCCGCCTCACCCGGCCGCGCGAGCAGATCCTGCGCACCCTGGCCCGGCTCGGCGGTCACCCGACGGCCGGTCAGATCCATGCGGCGCTGGGCGAGGAGGACGCACCGCACCTCTCGACGACGTACCGGACCCTGGAGAGCCTGTGCGCCGTCGGCGTGCTGAGCCACGTCCACGTCGACCACGGCGAGCCCACCTTCCACTTCTCGGCGGCGGTGTCCGGTCGCCCGCACGTCCATGCGGCGTGCTCCGGCTGCGGCAGCGTCGTCGACCTGCCGACCGAGGTCGTGGCGCCGGTCGCGGACTACCTGCGCGACAACGGCTACGAGCCGCACCTCGGGCATACCGCGCTGTCGGTCACCTGCCCGGAGTGCGCGCGGGACTAG
- a CDS encoding bifunctional ADP-dependent NAD(P)H-hydrate dehydratase/NAD(P)H-hydrate epimerase, whose product MLQAYAVSDVREAEARLLEETPDGELMRRASRGLADVVAERARQRQVRRVVVLAGPGSNGGDALHAGAVLAGEHDVEVVALAPQLHAGGEEAARSAGVTVHGTDPDGEELPAAVRDLIDAAEVVVDGMLGIGGRPGLSGMMRAAAETVPGTAYVIAVDLPSGADPDGVAAPEHCVVADETVTFGVRKPVHLLPATAPVVGEVTLVDIGLEVGVAPVVERVEHADVAGLWPVPAAGDDKYRRGVLGVIAGSEEFPGAAVLCTTSALEAGVGMVRYLGPERPEGLVLAACPEVVPGRGRIQAMVMGSGVPVTDGETSDRRQIQWFRQALASEVPLVVDAGALQLLGHWQRTGHLRCEAPTLLTPHAGELASLLSELREEEVSREDVEADPVRHARRAARSTGAVVLLKGAVTVIADPDPRVPVRTQADGPHWLATAGSGDVLAGLCGALMAAGVEPRDAGALAALVHGFAAHRANPGGPVRALSVARAVGPAVAALLTG is encoded by the coding sequence ATGCTCCAGGCGTATGCCGTGTCCGACGTCCGCGAGGCCGAGGCCCGGCTGCTGGAGGAGACGCCCGACGGCGAGCTGATGCGCCGCGCCTCGCGGGGGCTCGCCGACGTGGTGGCGGAGCGCGCGCGGCAGCGGCAGGTCCGTCGCGTCGTGGTCCTGGCCGGGCCGGGCAGCAACGGCGGGGACGCCCTGCACGCGGGCGCGGTGCTCGCCGGGGAGCACGACGTGGAGGTCGTGGCGCTCGCGCCGCAGCTGCACGCCGGCGGCGAGGAGGCGGCGCGCTCGGCCGGGGTGACCGTCCACGGGACGGACCCCGACGGCGAGGAGCTGCCGGCGGCGGTGCGCGATCTGATCGACGCTGCGGAGGTCGTCGTCGACGGCATGCTCGGCATCGGGGGGCGTCCGGGGCTGAGCGGCATGATGCGGGCCGCCGCCGAGACGGTGCCGGGGACGGCATACGTCATCGCCGTCGACCTGCCCAGCGGCGCCGACCCCGACGGGGTCGCCGCCCCGGAGCACTGCGTGGTCGCCGACGAGACGGTGACCTTCGGGGTGCGCAAGCCGGTCCACCTGCTGCCGGCGACAGCGCCGGTGGTCGGCGAGGTGACGCTGGTCGACATCGGGCTCGAGGTGGGGGTCGCGCCGGTGGTCGAGCGGGTGGAGCACGCAGACGTCGCGGGCCTGTGGCCGGTCCCCGCGGCGGGCGACGACAAGTACCGGCGCGGGGTGCTCGGCGTCATCGCCGGCAGCGAGGAGTTCCCCGGGGCCGCGGTGCTCTGCACGACCTCGGCGCTCGAGGCCGGGGTGGGGATGGTGCGCTACCTCGGGCCGGAGCGTCCGGAGGGCCTCGTCCTGGCCGCCTGCCCCGAGGTGGTCCCCGGCCGTGGCCGGATCCAGGCGATGGTCATGGGCTCGGGCGTGCCGGTCACCGACGGGGAGACCTCCGACCGGCGGCAGATCCAGTGGTTCCGCCAGGCGCTGGCCAGCGAGGTCCCGCTCGTGGTCGACGCCGGCGCGCTGCAGCTGCTCGGCCACTGGCAGCGCACCGGGCACCTGCGCTGCGAGGCGCCGACGCTGCTGACCCCGCACGCCGGCGAGCTCGCCAGCCTGCTCAGCGAGCTGCGCGAGGAGGAGGTCTCGCGCGAGGACGTCGAGGCCGACCCGGTCCGGCACGCCCGGCGCGCCGCGCGCTCGACCGGTGCCGTCGTGCTGCTCAAGGGAGCCGTGACCGTCATCGCCGACCCCGACCCCCGGGTGCCGGTGCGCACCCAGGCGGACGGACCGCACTGGCTGGCGACCGCGGGCTCGGGCGACGTCCTCGCCGGGCTGTGCGGGGCCCTCATGGCGGCGGGGGTGGAGCCGCGGGACGCCGGGGCGCTCGCCGCTCTCGTGCACGGCTTCGCGGCGCACCGGGCCAACCCCGGTGGCCCGGTCCGCGCCCTCTCGGTCGCCCGTGCGGTCGGGCCCGCCGTCGCCGCGCTGCTGACCGGCTAG
- a CDS encoding holo-ACP synthase produces the protein MIVGVGIDVVDIARFAARMEANARLGERLFTAEELGLRPESMAARFAAKEALAKALGAPVGLRWTDAWVERDEAGRPHLRMQGTVRARADQLGVARLHVSLSHDAGVASAVVIAEADPVPTPTGG, from the coding sequence GTGATCGTCGGCGTCGGGATCGACGTCGTGGACATCGCGCGCTTCGCGGCCCGGATGGAGGCCAACGCCCGCCTCGGTGAGCGGCTCTTCACGGCCGAGGAGCTGGGCCTGCGGCCGGAGTCGATGGCGGCCCGCTTCGCCGCCAAGGAGGCGCTGGCCAAGGCCCTCGGTGCCCCCGTCGGGCTGCGCTGGACCGATGCCTGGGTCGAGCGCGACGAGGCCGGCCGGCCGCACCTGCGCATGCAGGGGACGGTCCGGGCCCGCGCGGACCAGCTGGGGGTCGCCCGGCTGCACGTCTCCCTCTCGCACGACGCCGGCGTCGCCTCGGCCGTGGTCATCGCCGAGGCCGACCCCGTCCCGACCCCCACAGGAGGCTGA
- the glmS gene encoding glutamine--fructose-6-phosphate transaminase (isomerizing), with product MCGIVGYVGPRTSEKALDVVMEGLGRLEYRGYDSAGVAVVEQGGVGTRKRAGKLTNLSQALSEAPLPETATAIGHTRWATHGGPTDANAHPHRGGSGGKLALVHNGIIENFHALKQSLLADGVEFSSETDTEVVAHLLERAFAGSGDLTEAMREVVGTLEGAFTLLAVHADQPDVVVGARRNSPLVVGLGEGENYLGSDVAAFIGHTRQALELGQDQIVTITPDSCSVINFDGSPSEGKAYEVTWDAAAAEKGGYDTFMEKEIHEQPHAVADTLLGRTDAEGNLVLDELHIPVEELRAVDKIVIVACGTASYAGMVAKYAIERWTRLPVEVELAHEFRYRDPVIDGRTLVVSISQSGETMDTLMAVRHAKELGAKTVSICNTHGSTIPRESDAVLYTHAGPEIAVASTKAFLAQITASYVLGLFLTSLRGESYGRSAAEIMAELQGIPDKIEQLLGTMDRVEEIAYFMADSRSVLFLGRHVGYPIAMEGALKLKELAYIHAEGFAAGELKHGPIALIEPGQPVFVVVPSPDSEHGLHGKVVSNIQEIRARGARTLVIAEEGDEDVVPFADEVIRVPRTSPLLAPLLTVVPLQVFALHLSTAKGLDVDQPRNLAKSVTVE from the coding sequence ATGTGCGGAATCGTCGGATATGTCGGTCCTCGGACCAGCGAGAAGGCCCTCGACGTCGTCATGGAGGGGCTGGGACGGCTGGAGTACCGCGGCTACGACTCGGCCGGGGTGGCCGTGGTCGAGCAGGGCGGGGTCGGGACCCGCAAGCGGGCCGGCAAGCTGACCAACCTCAGCCAGGCCCTGAGCGAGGCCCCGCTCCCGGAGACGGCCACCGCGATCGGGCACACCCGGTGGGCCACCCACGGCGGTCCGACCGACGCCAACGCCCATCCGCACCGGGGTGGCTCCGGCGGCAAGCTCGCGCTCGTCCACAACGGCATCATCGAGAACTTCCACGCGCTCAAGCAGTCGCTGCTGGCCGACGGGGTCGAGTTCAGCTCCGAGACCGACACCGAGGTCGTGGCCCACCTGCTCGAGCGCGCCTTCGCCGGCTCCGGGGACCTCACCGAGGCGATGCGCGAGGTCGTCGGCACGCTGGAGGGTGCCTTCACCCTGCTCGCGGTCCACGCCGACCAGCCGGACGTCGTCGTCGGGGCCCGCCGCAACAGCCCGCTGGTCGTCGGGCTCGGGGAGGGCGAGAACTACCTGGGCTCGGACGTCGCGGCCTTCATCGGGCATACCCGGCAGGCGCTGGAGCTGGGCCAGGACCAGATCGTCACCATCACCCCGGACTCCTGCTCGGTGATCAACTTCGACGGCTCGCCCAGCGAGGGCAAGGCCTACGAGGTCACCTGGGACGCCGCCGCCGCGGAGAAGGGCGGCTACGACACCTTCATGGAGAAGGAGATCCACGAGCAGCCGCACGCCGTCGCCGACACCCTCCTCGGGCGGACCGACGCCGAGGGCAACCTCGTCCTGGACGAGCTGCACATCCCCGTCGAGGAGCTGCGGGCGGTGGACAAGATCGTCATCGTGGCCTGCGGCACGGCGTCCTACGCCGGCATGGTCGCGAAGTACGCCATCGAGCGGTGGACGCGCCTGCCGGTCGAGGTCGAGCTCGCCCACGAGTTCCGCTACCGCGACCCGGTCATCGACGGCCGCACGCTCGTGGTCTCCATCTCGCAGTCCGGGGAGACCATGGACACCCTCATGGCGGTGCGTCACGCCAAGGAGCTGGGCGCCAAGACGGTCTCGATCTGCAACACCCACGGGTCGACGATCCCGCGGGAGTCCGACGCCGTCCTCTACACCCACGCCGGGCCGGAGATCGCCGTCGCCTCGACGAAGGCCTTCCTGGCGCAGATCACCGCCTCCTACGTGCTCGGGCTCTTCCTCACCTCGCTGCGGGGCGAGTCCTACGGCCGCAGCGCCGCCGAGATCATGGCCGAGCTGCAGGGCATACCGGACAAGATCGAGCAGCTGCTGGGCACCATGGACCGGGTCGAGGAGATCGCCTACTTCATGGCCGACTCCCGCTCGGTGCTCTTCCTCGGCCGCCACGTCGGCTACCCCATCGCCATGGAGGGCGCGCTCAAGCTCAAGGAGCTCGCCTACATCCACGCCGAGGGCTTCGCCGCCGGCGAGCTCAAGCACGGGCCGATCGCCCTCATCGAGCCCGGCCAGCCGGTCTTCGTCGTCGTCCCCTCGCCGGACAGCGAGCACGGGCTGCACGGCAAGGTCGTCTCCAACATCCAGGAGATCCGGGCGCGTGGCGCCCGCACCCTGGTCATCGCCGAGGAGGGCGACGAGGACGTCGTGCCCTTCGCCGACGAGGTGATCCGGGTGCCCCGGACCTCGCCGCTGCTGGCCCCGCTGCTCACGGTCGTCCCGCTGCAGGTCTTCGCCCTGCACCTGTCGACCGCCAAGGGGCTCGACGTCGACCAGCCGCGCAACCTGGCCAAGTCGGTCACCGTCGAGTAG
- the coaA gene encoding type I pantothenate kinase: MGSQGSSGIPSPYVELDRDDWARLREEHPMQLDAADVERLRGLGERLDLAEVEQVYLPISRLLSFYEHATGRLHQVTSDFLDEGHERTPFVIGVAGSVAVGKSTTARILQELISRWESSPQVDLVTTDGFLFPNEVLARRNLMPRKGFPESYDRRALLRFVSEVKAGKAEVRAPVYSHLVYDIVPDEEIVVRRPDVLIVEGLNVLQPPRGHEGGRAGLAVSDFFDFSVYVDAHVGDIKRWYVDRFLELRRTAFADPDSHFHRYASLTDDAAVDIAENIWDTINAPNLVDNILPTRSRATLVLLKGADHSVDRVRLRRL, from the coding sequence ATGGGTTCCCAGGGCAGCTCCGGCATACCGTCCCCCTATGTCGAGCTGGACCGCGACGACTGGGCGCGGCTGCGCGAGGAGCACCCGATGCAGCTGGACGCCGCCGACGTCGAGCGGCTGCGCGGCCTCGGGGAGCGGCTCGACCTCGCCGAGGTGGAGCAGGTCTACCTGCCCATCAGCCGCCTGCTGTCCTTCTACGAGCACGCGACCGGCCGCCTGCACCAGGTGACGAGCGACTTCCTGGACGAGGGGCACGAGCGGACCCCCTTCGTCATCGGCGTCGCGGGCTCGGTGGCCGTGGGCAAGTCGACGACGGCCCGCATCCTGCAGGAGCTCATCTCGCGTTGGGAGTCCTCGCCGCAGGTGGACCTCGTCACCACCGACGGCTTCCTCTTCCCCAACGAGGTCCTGGCCCGGCGCAACCTCATGCCGCGCAAGGGCTTCCCGGAGTCCTACGATCGGCGGGCCCTGCTGCGCTTCGTCAGTGAGGTCAAGGCCGGCAAGGCGGAGGTCCGGGCACCGGTCTACAGCCACCTCGTCTACGACATCGTGCCGGACGAGGAGATCGTCGTGCGCCGGCCGGACGTGCTCATCGTCGAGGGTCTCAACGTCCTGCAGCCGCCGCGCGGGCACGAGGGCGGCCGCGCCGGGCTCGCGGTCAGCGACTTCTTCGACTTCTCGGTCTACGTCGACGCGCACGTCGGCGACATCAAGCGGTGGTACGTCGACCGCTTCCTGGAGCTGCGGCGGACGGCCTTCGCCGACCCGGACTCGCACTTCCACCGGTATGCCTCGCTCACCGACGACGCCGCCGTGGACATCGCGGAGAACATCTGGGACACCATCAACGCCCCCAACCTCGTCGACAACATCCTCCCGACCCGCAGCCGGGCCACTCTCGTGCTGCTCAAGGGTGCCGACCACAGCGTCGACCGCGTCCGCCTGCGCCGCCTCTGA
- a CDS encoding MFS transporter, translating into MALPRSFRPFWVASTLGWVALSTTTLGIDVLVISSLGADEVEVGVVRAAQFLPYLLVGLLAGALVDRWRRRPTLVVTHLGRGLVLLLLAALWWVDALTVGGVVALLLVGGTFAVFAAAAEQSILPDLVPRSSLVDANARLGQSATVAQTAGPPVGGALVAAAGVSSALVLGAVARVVAALLLSRLPVHEAPVAPAARRAIGGEIVSGLRFIYGHRTLAPLAVSTHVWFLANSLALTVLGLFVLRDLDLSAAGYGLVLAAAGVGGFVGALLAPAVGRLRGEGDVMIASRLLCALAWAAVALTPDVGPAATVAVLCATQLLYGFALGVEDPNEMGYWQARTPRALLGRVNASRRSANRSVAVVGALAGGVLASVLDLRVALGVVALVFLAATLVLALSPVRGARVGDPDPGL; encoded by the coding sequence ATGGCCCTCCCCAGGAGCTTCCGGCCCTTCTGGGTGGCCAGCACCCTCGGTTGGGTCGCGCTGTCGACGACCACCCTCGGCATCGACGTCCTGGTCATCTCCTCGCTGGGGGCGGACGAGGTCGAGGTGGGCGTGGTGCGGGCCGCCCAGTTCCTGCCCTACCTGCTCGTCGGCCTGCTCGCCGGTGCCCTGGTGGACCGGTGGCGCCGCCGCCCGACGCTCGTCGTCACCCACCTCGGGCGAGGACTGGTCCTGCTGCTCCTCGCCGCCCTGTGGTGGGTGGACGCCCTCACGGTCGGAGGTGTCGTCGCCCTCCTCCTCGTCGGCGGGACCTTCGCGGTCTTCGCCGCGGCCGCCGAGCAGTCGATCCTGCCGGACCTGGTCCCGCGGTCCTCGCTGGTCGACGCGAACGCCCGGCTCGGCCAGTCGGCGACGGTCGCCCAGACGGCGGGGCCGCCCGTCGGAGGAGCACTGGTCGCCGCGGCCGGCGTGTCGTCCGCGCTGGTCCTGGGAGCGGTGGCGAGGGTCGTCGCGGCGCTGCTCCTCAGCCGTCTCCCGGTCCACGAGGCACCGGTCGCGCCGGCCGCGCGCCGCGCGATCGGTGGCGAGATCGTCTCGGGTCTGCGGTTCATCTACGGGCACCGGACGCTGGCCCCCCTCGCGGTCTCGACGCACGTCTGGTTCCTGGCCAACAGCCTCGCCCTGACCGTCCTCGGTCTCTTCGTCCTGCGTGACCTCGACCTCTCGGCGGCGGGCTACGGGCTGGTGCTGGCCGCGGCCGGTGTCGGTGGCTTCGTCGGTGCGCTGCTCGCCCCCGCGGTCGGCCGCCTCCGCGGCGAGGGCGACGTCATGATCGCGTCGCGGTTGCTGTGCGCCCTCGCCTGGGCGGCCGTCGCCCTCACCCCGGACGTCGGGCCCGCCGCGACGGTCGCCGTGCTCTGCGCCACCCAGCTGCTCTACGGCTTCGCCCTGGGCGTCGAGGACCCCAACGAGATGGGCTACTGGCAGGCGCGGACACCCCGGGCCCTGCTCGGGCGGGTCAACGCCTCGCGCCGCTCGGCGAACCGGTCCGTCGCGGTGGTCGGGGCGCTGGCGGGCGGGGTGCTGGCGTCGGTCCTGGACCTGCGTGTGGCGCTGGGCGTCGTCGCCCTCGTCTTCCTCGCGGCGACGCTCGTCCTGGCCCTCTCCCCCGTCCGTGGCGCCCGGGTCGGCGACCCGGACCCGGGCCTCTGA